From one Brachypodium distachyon strain Bd21 chromosome 4, Brachypodium_distachyon_v3.0, whole genome shotgun sequence genomic stretch:
- the LOC100832497 gene encoding DNA-directed RNA polymerases IV and V subunit 2 isoform X1 — MLYMCVHCMVYFPFMVNHFDNLTPSIYCCNVYDIFAIQIISILLAAVAGVMEEPPRDNAHSKNGLEPELEPMILDDNEESGSHTMDDSNGQSSMDIDIEGSSMGEQIPADMNLTSLEKFCKEASRSFFEEIGLISHQINSYNEFISHGLQELFDSLGEVTVEPGYDPSKKGPGGWRHAIIKFGKVKLEEPVFWSGKIDIDEESLKLKPRHARLQNMTYSSKMEVEVNIQVYSMEKSDKAKTGNDHFGHKRDIINETHWVTIGRLPVMVNSDLCWLHKLGESDCLFDSGGYFLIKGMEKIFIAQEQRCLTRIWVADQPCWNVSYLSEMKRRRVYIKLIDSTTNNDLNGAKIISISFLYANMPIWLLFFALGVSSDKEVFDMIDMKDCDASVINAIYATIRESDELCEGFRQSDKARKYVDDLVKSSKFPPAEPFTDYVAKYLFPGISGNRNKSFFLGYMVKCLLMAFTGKRKCDNKDDFRNKRLELPGQLLGRELRAHLRHAERLMVKAMQRDLNSDRDLQFPLRYLDASIITNGINRAFATGSWSHPYIRNERCSGIVATLRRTNPLQMMSDLRKSRQQVAYAGKVGDARYPNPSYWGKMCFMSTPDGENCGLVKNLAVTAIVSSRVVQPLIDRFVSCGMNKLDEISAKEIPKMDKIFLNGDWIGSCTDPASFVMRLRCMRRANLIDPQVEIKRDKHQFPGEVRVFSDAGRILRPLLVVENLNKIRKSKDRPYTFQALLQQEIIEYIGVEEEEDIQCAWGIRHLFPSSGEKVSGYTHCELDLSFLLGLSCGLIPFANHNFARRVLYQSEKHSQQAIGYSTTNPLTRVDTHSHQLYYPQRPLFKTVTADCIGRSDYTIGRKDDFARPEYFNGQNAIVAVNVHQGFNQEDSLVMNRASLERGMFRTEHIRSYKAEVETKEPTKRLKLKEKVDFGKMQSKRGRVDNLDDDGLPYVGASLQSGDIVIGKVSESGEDHSIKMKHTEKGMAQRVLLSANDEGKNFAVVTLRQVRSPCVGDKFSSMHGQKGVIGFLESQENFPFTCQGIVPDVVINPHAFPTRQTPGQLLEAALGKGIALGGAMRYATPFTPASLEVISEQLHKAGFSRSGAESVINGRTGERMHSLIFMGPNFYQRLTHMAEDKVKFRNTGPVHPLTRQPVADRKRFGGVKFGEMERDCLLAHGAAANLHERLFMLSDFSQMHICRTCERVANVVMRSVPGGKRIRGPYCGFCRSSENTVRIAVPYGAKLLYQELFCMGICLKFQTEIC, encoded by the exons ATGCTGTATATGTGTGTGCATTGCATGGTGTATTTTCCATTTATGGTTAATCATTTCGATAATTTGACTCCTAGTATTTATTGCTGCAATGTATACGACATTTTTGCTATTCAGATTATTAGTATCTTATTAGCTGCCGTTGCTGGTGTAATGGAAGAGCCACCAAGGGACAATGCGCACTCAAAAAATGGCCTTGAGCCTGAGCTGGAACCTATGATACTGGATGACAATGAGGAGAGTGGATCCCATACCATGGATGATTCAAACGGGCAGTCTTCTATGGATATTGACATAGAGGGGTCTTCAATGGGAGAGCAGATTCCAGCTGACATGAACTTGACAAGCCTAGAGAAATTTTGCAAGGAAGCATCAAGGTCCTTTTTTGAGGAAATCGGTCTGATTAGCCACCAGATAAACTCTTATAATGAGTTTATCTCGCATGGGCTCCAGGAGCTTTTTGATTCGCTAGGCGAAGTGACTGTTGAACCTGGTTATGATCCTTCAAAGAAAGGACCAGGTGGTTGGAGGCATGCCATCATCAAGTTTGGGAAAGTGAAACTTGAAGAACCTGTATTCTGGTCTGGCAAAATTGATATTGATGAGGAGTCACTCAAGCTCAAGCCAAGACATGCTCGCCTccaaaatatgacatattcCTCCAAAATGGAAGTAGAAGTGAATATTCAG GTTTATTCTATGGAGAAAAGTGATAAGGCTAAAACAGGGAATGATCATTTTGGTCACAAGAGAGATATTATTAACGAAACTCATTGGGTGACTATTGGCCGCCTTCCAGTTATGGTTAATTCAGATTTATGCTGGCTGCATAAACTTGGGGAAAGTGACTGCCTTTTTGACTCTGGTGGATACTTTTTGATCAAGGGAATGGAGAAG ATATTTATCGCACAAGAGCAAAGATGCTTGACCAGGATTTGGGTTGCTGATCAGCCTTGCTGGAATGTCTCTTATTTATCTGAAATGAAACGAAGACGCGTATATATAAAACTGATTGATTCTACAACCAACAATGATTTAAATGGGGCCAAAATCATTTCCATTTCCTTCTTGTATGCCAATATGCCAATTTGGTTACTTTTTTTTGCCCTGGGAGTATCATCTGATAAGGAAGTATTTGATATGATAGATATGAAAGACTGTGATGCTTCTGTTATCAACGCGATATATGCAACTATTCGTGAGTCTGATGAACTGTGTGAAGGCTTTCGCCAGTCCGATAAAGCCCGCAAATATGTCGATGATTTGGTCAAGAGTTCAAAATTTCCTCCAGCAGAGCCTTTTACTGATTATGTTGCTAAATATCTCTTTCCTGGTATAAGTGGGAACAGGAATAAATCATTTTTCTTAGGTTACATGGTCAAATGCCTTCTAATGGCTTTTACTGGGAAGCGCAAATGTGATAATAAGGATGATTTTCGGAACAAGAGGCTGGAGCTACCTGGTCAATTGCTTGGAAGAGAACTTCGTGCACATCTTAGGCATGCAGAGAGACTCATGGTTAAGGCAATGCAGAGAGATTTGAATAGTGACCGCGATTTACAATTTCCTCTGCGATATCTTGATGCGTCAATTATTACTAATGGTATAAATCGTGCATTCGCTACTGGTTCTTGGAGCCATCCCTACATAAGAAACGAAAGATGCTCAGGTATTGTTGCAACCTTGAGGAGAACAAATCCTCTTCAAATGATGTCAGACTTGAGGAAAAGTCGTCAGCAGGTTGCTTATGCTGGGAAAGTTGGTGATGCAAGATATCC CAATCCATCCTACTGGGGAAAGATGTGTTTTATGTCCACACCTGATGGTGAAAACTGTGGACTCGTGAAAAATCTGGCTGTTACTGCTATTGTTAGCTCAAGAGTGGTACAGCCATTGATTGAcagatttgtttcttgtggaATGAATAAGCTGGATGAAATTAGTGCTAAGGAGATTCCTAAAATGGACAAGATCTTCCTGAATGGCGATTGGATAGGATCCTGTACTGATCCAGCTTCATTTGTTATGCGTTTAAGGTGCATGAGACGCGCCAATCTGATTGATCCACAG GTTGAAATCAAAAGGGACAAGCACCAATTTCCTGGGGAAGTACGGGTGTTTTCTGATGCAGGGAGAATCCTCAGACCTCTTCTTGTGGTCGAGAACCTaaataaaattagaaaatCGAAGGACCGTCCTTACACTTTTCAGGCACTATTGCAACAAGAAATAATTGAGTACATTGgtgttgaggaggaggaagatatACAATGTGCCTGGGGAATCAGGCACCTATTTCCGAGCAGTGGAGAGAAGGTTTCTGGCTATACTCACTGTGAGCTGGATCTTTCTTTTCTGCTGGGATTAAGTTGTGGTCTTATCCCTTTCGCAAATCACAATTTTGCTCGAAGAGTACTGTACCAGTCGGAAAAACATTCACAGCAAGCTATTGGATATTCCACAACAAATCCACTTACCAGAGTTGATACTCATTCCCATCAACTTTACTACCCTCAGAGACCCCTTTTCAAAACAGTTACAGCTGATTGTATTGGCAGATCAGATTATACTATTGGAAGAAAAGATGACTTTGCTAGGCCAGAATATTTCAATGGACAAAATGCGATAGTTGCAGTCAATGTTCATCAGGGATTTAACCAAGAGGACTCCCTGGTTATGAACAGGGCTTCTCTTGAACGTGGTATGTTTAGAACTGAGCACATCAGGAGCTATAAGGCAGAAGTAGAGACCAAAGAGCCCACCAAACGACTGAAACTGAAGGAAAAAGTAGACTTTGGTAAAATGCAAAGCAAGAGAGGACGGGTTGACAATCTTGATGATGATGGATTACCATACGTGGGTGCAAGTCTTCAGAGTGGTGATATCGTCATTGGGAAAGTGTCAGAATCTGGCGAAGATCATAGTATCAAGATGAAGCATACGGAAAAGGGAATGGCCCAGAGAGTGTTGCTCTCAGCCAATGACGAGGGGAAGAATTTTGCCGTTGTAACTCTGAGACAG GTTCGATCACCTTGCGTCGGAGATAAATTTTCTAGCATGCATGGCCAGAAAGGTGTTATTGGTTTTCTAGAATCTCAGGAGAACTTCCCTTTTACTTGCCAAGGAATAGTTCCAGATGTTGTGATAAATCCACATGCCTTTCCTACCCGTCAAACTCCAGGCCAGCTGCTTGAAGCTGCTTTGGGAAAGGGAATCGCTCTTGGTGGTGCAATGCGATATGCAACACCATTCACCCCAGCATCACTTGAAGTGATCTCAGAACAATTGCACAA GGCTGGATTTTCGAGAAGCGGGGCTGAAAGTGTTATCAATGGCCGAACAGGCGAAAGAATGCACTCATTGATTTTCATGGGTCCTAACTTTTACCAGCGGCTGACTCACATGGCGGAAGACAAGGTAAAATTCCGGAACACTGGGCCAGTGCACCCCCTCACAAGGCAACCTGTGGCGGACAGGAAAAGATTTGGCGGAGTGAAGTTTGGAGAAATGGAGCGGGACTGCCTCCTTGCCCACGGGGCAGCTGCCAACCTCCATGAGCGGCTCTTCATGCTCAGCGACTTCTCACAGATGCACATTTGCCGAACATGTGAACGGGTGGCGAACGTTGTCATGAGGAGTGTCCCTGGAGGAAAGAGGATCCGAGGCCCGTACTGCGGATTCTGCCGATCTTCAGAGAATACAGTTAGGATCGCCGTGCCGTACGGTGCGAAGCTCCTCTACCAGGAACTCTTCTGCATGGGGATCTGCCTCAAGTTCCAGACGGAAATCTGTTAG
- the LOC100832497 gene encoding DNA-directed RNA polymerases IV and V subunit 2 isoform X2: MEEPPRDNAHSKNGLEPELEPMILDDNEESGSHTMDDSNGQSSMDIDIEGSSMGEQIPADMNLTSLEKFCKEASRSFFEEIGLISHQINSYNEFISHGLQELFDSLGEVTVEPGYDPSKKGPGGWRHAIIKFGKVKLEEPVFWSGKIDIDEESLKLKPRHARLQNMTYSSKMEVEVNIQVYSMEKSDKAKTGNDHFGHKRDIINETHWVTIGRLPVMVNSDLCWLHKLGESDCLFDSGGYFLIKGMEKIFIAQEQRCLTRIWVADQPCWNVSYLSEMKRRRVYIKLIDSTTNNDLNGAKIISISFLYANMPIWLLFFALGVSSDKEVFDMIDMKDCDASVINAIYATIRESDELCEGFRQSDKARKYVDDLVKSSKFPPAEPFTDYVAKYLFPGISGNRNKSFFLGYMVKCLLMAFTGKRKCDNKDDFRNKRLELPGQLLGRELRAHLRHAERLMVKAMQRDLNSDRDLQFPLRYLDASIITNGINRAFATGSWSHPYIRNERCSGIVATLRRTNPLQMMSDLRKSRQQVAYAGKVGDARYPNPSYWGKMCFMSTPDGENCGLVKNLAVTAIVSSRVVQPLIDRFVSCGMNKLDEISAKEIPKMDKIFLNGDWIGSCTDPASFVMRLRCMRRANLIDPQVEIKRDKHQFPGEVRVFSDAGRILRPLLVVENLNKIRKSKDRPYTFQALLQQEIIEYIGVEEEEDIQCAWGIRHLFPSSGEKVSGYTHCELDLSFLLGLSCGLIPFANHNFARRVLYQSEKHSQQAIGYSTTNPLTRVDTHSHQLYYPQRPLFKTVTADCIGRSDYTIGRKDDFARPEYFNGQNAIVAVNVHQGFNQEDSLVMNRASLERGMFRTEHIRSYKAEVETKEPTKRLKLKEKVDFGKMQSKRGRVDNLDDDGLPYVGASLQSGDIVIGKVSESGEDHSIKMKHTEKGMAQRVLLSANDEGKNFAVVTLRQVRSPCVGDKFSSMHGQKGVIGFLESQENFPFTCQGIVPDVVINPHAFPTRQTPGQLLEAALGKGIALGGAMRYATPFTPASLEVISEQLHKAGFSRSGAESVINGRTGERMHSLIFMGPNFYQRLTHMAEDKVKFRNTGPVHPLTRQPVADRKRFGGVKFGEMERDCLLAHGAAANLHERLFMLSDFSQMHICRTCERVANVVMRSVPGGKRIRGPYCGFCRSSENTVRIAVPYGAKLLYQELFCMGICLKFQTEIC; encoded by the exons ATGGAAGAGCCACCAAGGGACAATGCGCACTCAAAAAATGGCCTTGAGCCTGAGCTGGAACCTATGATACTGGATGACAATGAGGAGAGTGGATCCCATACCATGGATGATTCAAACGGGCAGTCTTCTATGGATATTGACATAGAGGGGTCTTCAATGGGAGAGCAGATTCCAGCTGACATGAACTTGACAAGCCTAGAGAAATTTTGCAAGGAAGCATCAAGGTCCTTTTTTGAGGAAATCGGTCTGATTAGCCACCAGATAAACTCTTATAATGAGTTTATCTCGCATGGGCTCCAGGAGCTTTTTGATTCGCTAGGCGAAGTGACTGTTGAACCTGGTTATGATCCTTCAAAGAAAGGACCAGGTGGTTGGAGGCATGCCATCATCAAGTTTGGGAAAGTGAAACTTGAAGAACCTGTATTCTGGTCTGGCAAAATTGATATTGATGAGGAGTCACTCAAGCTCAAGCCAAGACATGCTCGCCTccaaaatatgacatattcCTCCAAAATGGAAGTAGAAGTGAATATTCAG GTTTATTCTATGGAGAAAAGTGATAAGGCTAAAACAGGGAATGATCATTTTGGTCACAAGAGAGATATTATTAACGAAACTCATTGGGTGACTATTGGCCGCCTTCCAGTTATGGTTAATTCAGATTTATGCTGGCTGCATAAACTTGGGGAAAGTGACTGCCTTTTTGACTCTGGTGGATACTTTTTGATCAAGGGAATGGAGAAG ATATTTATCGCACAAGAGCAAAGATGCTTGACCAGGATTTGGGTTGCTGATCAGCCTTGCTGGAATGTCTCTTATTTATCTGAAATGAAACGAAGACGCGTATATATAAAACTGATTGATTCTACAACCAACAATGATTTAAATGGGGCCAAAATCATTTCCATTTCCTTCTTGTATGCCAATATGCCAATTTGGTTACTTTTTTTTGCCCTGGGAGTATCATCTGATAAGGAAGTATTTGATATGATAGATATGAAAGACTGTGATGCTTCTGTTATCAACGCGATATATGCAACTATTCGTGAGTCTGATGAACTGTGTGAAGGCTTTCGCCAGTCCGATAAAGCCCGCAAATATGTCGATGATTTGGTCAAGAGTTCAAAATTTCCTCCAGCAGAGCCTTTTACTGATTATGTTGCTAAATATCTCTTTCCTGGTATAAGTGGGAACAGGAATAAATCATTTTTCTTAGGTTACATGGTCAAATGCCTTCTAATGGCTTTTACTGGGAAGCGCAAATGTGATAATAAGGATGATTTTCGGAACAAGAGGCTGGAGCTACCTGGTCAATTGCTTGGAAGAGAACTTCGTGCACATCTTAGGCATGCAGAGAGACTCATGGTTAAGGCAATGCAGAGAGATTTGAATAGTGACCGCGATTTACAATTTCCTCTGCGATATCTTGATGCGTCAATTATTACTAATGGTATAAATCGTGCATTCGCTACTGGTTCTTGGAGCCATCCCTACATAAGAAACGAAAGATGCTCAGGTATTGTTGCAACCTTGAGGAGAACAAATCCTCTTCAAATGATGTCAGACTTGAGGAAAAGTCGTCAGCAGGTTGCTTATGCTGGGAAAGTTGGTGATGCAAGATATCC CAATCCATCCTACTGGGGAAAGATGTGTTTTATGTCCACACCTGATGGTGAAAACTGTGGACTCGTGAAAAATCTGGCTGTTACTGCTATTGTTAGCTCAAGAGTGGTACAGCCATTGATTGAcagatttgtttcttgtggaATGAATAAGCTGGATGAAATTAGTGCTAAGGAGATTCCTAAAATGGACAAGATCTTCCTGAATGGCGATTGGATAGGATCCTGTACTGATCCAGCTTCATTTGTTATGCGTTTAAGGTGCATGAGACGCGCCAATCTGATTGATCCACAG GTTGAAATCAAAAGGGACAAGCACCAATTTCCTGGGGAAGTACGGGTGTTTTCTGATGCAGGGAGAATCCTCAGACCTCTTCTTGTGGTCGAGAACCTaaataaaattagaaaatCGAAGGACCGTCCTTACACTTTTCAGGCACTATTGCAACAAGAAATAATTGAGTACATTGgtgttgaggaggaggaagatatACAATGTGCCTGGGGAATCAGGCACCTATTTCCGAGCAGTGGAGAGAAGGTTTCTGGCTATACTCACTGTGAGCTGGATCTTTCTTTTCTGCTGGGATTAAGTTGTGGTCTTATCCCTTTCGCAAATCACAATTTTGCTCGAAGAGTACTGTACCAGTCGGAAAAACATTCACAGCAAGCTATTGGATATTCCACAACAAATCCACTTACCAGAGTTGATACTCATTCCCATCAACTTTACTACCCTCAGAGACCCCTTTTCAAAACAGTTACAGCTGATTGTATTGGCAGATCAGATTATACTATTGGAAGAAAAGATGACTTTGCTAGGCCAGAATATTTCAATGGACAAAATGCGATAGTTGCAGTCAATGTTCATCAGGGATTTAACCAAGAGGACTCCCTGGTTATGAACAGGGCTTCTCTTGAACGTGGTATGTTTAGAACTGAGCACATCAGGAGCTATAAGGCAGAAGTAGAGACCAAAGAGCCCACCAAACGACTGAAACTGAAGGAAAAAGTAGACTTTGGTAAAATGCAAAGCAAGAGAGGACGGGTTGACAATCTTGATGATGATGGATTACCATACGTGGGTGCAAGTCTTCAGAGTGGTGATATCGTCATTGGGAAAGTGTCAGAATCTGGCGAAGATCATAGTATCAAGATGAAGCATACGGAAAAGGGAATGGCCCAGAGAGTGTTGCTCTCAGCCAATGACGAGGGGAAGAATTTTGCCGTTGTAACTCTGAGACAG GTTCGATCACCTTGCGTCGGAGATAAATTTTCTAGCATGCATGGCCAGAAAGGTGTTATTGGTTTTCTAGAATCTCAGGAGAACTTCCCTTTTACTTGCCAAGGAATAGTTCCAGATGTTGTGATAAATCCACATGCCTTTCCTACCCGTCAAACTCCAGGCCAGCTGCTTGAAGCTGCTTTGGGAAAGGGAATCGCTCTTGGTGGTGCAATGCGATATGCAACACCATTCACCCCAGCATCACTTGAAGTGATCTCAGAACAATTGCACAA GGCTGGATTTTCGAGAAGCGGGGCTGAAAGTGTTATCAATGGCCGAACAGGCGAAAGAATGCACTCATTGATTTTCATGGGTCCTAACTTTTACCAGCGGCTGACTCACATGGCGGAAGACAAGGTAAAATTCCGGAACACTGGGCCAGTGCACCCCCTCACAAGGCAACCTGTGGCGGACAGGAAAAGATTTGGCGGAGTGAAGTTTGGAGAAATGGAGCGGGACTGCCTCCTTGCCCACGGGGCAGCTGCCAACCTCCATGAGCGGCTCTTCATGCTCAGCGACTTCTCACAGATGCACATTTGCCGAACATGTGAACGGGTGGCGAACGTTGTCATGAGGAGTGTCCCTGGAGGAAAGAGGATCCGAGGCCCGTACTGCGGATTCTGCCGATCTTCAGAGAATACAGTTAGGATCGCCGTGCCGTACGGTGCGAAGCTCCTCTACCAGGAACTCTTCTGCATGGGGATCTGCCTCAAGTTCCAGACGGAAATCTGTTAG
- the LOC100832497 gene encoding DNA-directed RNA polymerases IV and V subunit 2 isoform X3, translating into MILDDNEESGSHTMDDSNGQSSMDIDIEGSSMGEQIPADMNLTSLEKFCKEASRSFFEEIGLISHQINSYNEFISHGLQELFDSLGEVTVEPGYDPSKKGPGGWRHAIIKFGKVKLEEPVFWSGKIDIDEESLKLKPRHARLQNMTYSSKMEVEVNIQVYSMEKSDKAKTGNDHFGHKRDIINETHWVTIGRLPVMVNSDLCWLHKLGESDCLFDSGGYFLIKGMEKIFIAQEQRCLTRIWVADQPCWNVSYLSEMKRRRVYIKLIDSTTNNDLNGAKIISISFLYANMPIWLLFFALGVSSDKEVFDMIDMKDCDASVINAIYATIRESDELCEGFRQSDKARKYVDDLVKSSKFPPAEPFTDYVAKYLFPGISGNRNKSFFLGYMVKCLLMAFTGKRKCDNKDDFRNKRLELPGQLLGRELRAHLRHAERLMVKAMQRDLNSDRDLQFPLRYLDASIITNGINRAFATGSWSHPYIRNERCSGIVATLRRTNPLQMMSDLRKSRQQVAYAGKVGDARYPNPSYWGKMCFMSTPDGENCGLVKNLAVTAIVSSRVVQPLIDRFVSCGMNKLDEISAKEIPKMDKIFLNGDWIGSCTDPASFVMRLRCMRRANLIDPQVEIKRDKHQFPGEVRVFSDAGRILRPLLVVENLNKIRKSKDRPYTFQALLQQEIIEYIGVEEEEDIQCAWGIRHLFPSSGEKVSGYTHCELDLSFLLGLSCGLIPFANHNFARRVLYQSEKHSQQAIGYSTTNPLTRVDTHSHQLYYPQRPLFKTVTADCIGRSDYTIGRKDDFARPEYFNGQNAIVAVNVHQGFNQEDSLVMNRASLERGMFRTEHIRSYKAEVETKEPTKRLKLKEKVDFGKMQSKRGRVDNLDDDGLPYVGASLQSGDIVIGKVSESGEDHSIKMKHTEKGMAQRVLLSANDEGKNFAVVTLRQVRSPCVGDKFSSMHGQKGVIGFLESQENFPFTCQGIVPDVVINPHAFPTRQTPGQLLEAALGKGIALGGAMRYATPFTPASLEVISEQLHKAGFSRSGAESVINGRTGERMHSLIFMGPNFYQRLTHMAEDKVKFRNTGPVHPLTRQPVADRKRFGGVKFGEMERDCLLAHGAAANLHERLFMLSDFSQMHICRTCERVANVVMRSVPGGKRIRGPYCGFCRSSENTVRIAVPYGAKLLYQELFCMGICLKFQTEIC; encoded by the exons ATGATACTGGATGACAATGAGGAGAGTGGATCCCATACCATGGATGATTCAAACGGGCAGTCTTCTATGGATATTGACATAGAGGGGTCTTCAATGGGAGAGCAGATTCCAGCTGACATGAACTTGACAAGCCTAGAGAAATTTTGCAAGGAAGCATCAAGGTCCTTTTTTGAGGAAATCGGTCTGATTAGCCACCAGATAAACTCTTATAATGAGTTTATCTCGCATGGGCTCCAGGAGCTTTTTGATTCGCTAGGCGAAGTGACTGTTGAACCTGGTTATGATCCTTCAAAGAAAGGACCAGGTGGTTGGAGGCATGCCATCATCAAGTTTGGGAAAGTGAAACTTGAAGAACCTGTATTCTGGTCTGGCAAAATTGATATTGATGAGGAGTCACTCAAGCTCAAGCCAAGACATGCTCGCCTccaaaatatgacatattcCTCCAAAATGGAAGTAGAAGTGAATATTCAG GTTTATTCTATGGAGAAAAGTGATAAGGCTAAAACAGGGAATGATCATTTTGGTCACAAGAGAGATATTATTAACGAAACTCATTGGGTGACTATTGGCCGCCTTCCAGTTATGGTTAATTCAGATTTATGCTGGCTGCATAAACTTGGGGAAAGTGACTGCCTTTTTGACTCTGGTGGATACTTTTTGATCAAGGGAATGGAGAAG ATATTTATCGCACAAGAGCAAAGATGCTTGACCAGGATTTGGGTTGCTGATCAGCCTTGCTGGAATGTCTCTTATTTATCTGAAATGAAACGAAGACGCGTATATATAAAACTGATTGATTCTACAACCAACAATGATTTAAATGGGGCCAAAATCATTTCCATTTCCTTCTTGTATGCCAATATGCCAATTTGGTTACTTTTTTTTGCCCTGGGAGTATCATCTGATAAGGAAGTATTTGATATGATAGATATGAAAGACTGTGATGCTTCTGTTATCAACGCGATATATGCAACTATTCGTGAGTCTGATGAACTGTGTGAAGGCTTTCGCCAGTCCGATAAAGCCCGCAAATATGTCGATGATTTGGTCAAGAGTTCAAAATTTCCTCCAGCAGAGCCTTTTACTGATTATGTTGCTAAATATCTCTTTCCTGGTATAAGTGGGAACAGGAATAAATCATTTTTCTTAGGTTACATGGTCAAATGCCTTCTAATGGCTTTTACTGGGAAGCGCAAATGTGATAATAAGGATGATTTTCGGAACAAGAGGCTGGAGCTACCTGGTCAATTGCTTGGAAGAGAACTTCGTGCACATCTTAGGCATGCAGAGAGACTCATGGTTAAGGCAATGCAGAGAGATTTGAATAGTGACCGCGATTTACAATTTCCTCTGCGATATCTTGATGCGTCAATTATTACTAATGGTATAAATCGTGCATTCGCTACTGGTTCTTGGAGCCATCCCTACATAAGAAACGAAAGATGCTCAGGTATTGTTGCAACCTTGAGGAGAACAAATCCTCTTCAAATGATGTCAGACTTGAGGAAAAGTCGTCAGCAGGTTGCTTATGCTGGGAAAGTTGGTGATGCAAGATATCC CAATCCATCCTACTGGGGAAAGATGTGTTTTATGTCCACACCTGATGGTGAAAACTGTGGACTCGTGAAAAATCTGGCTGTTACTGCTATTGTTAGCTCAAGAGTGGTACAGCCATTGATTGAcagatttgtttcttgtggaATGAATAAGCTGGATGAAATTAGTGCTAAGGAGATTCCTAAAATGGACAAGATCTTCCTGAATGGCGATTGGATAGGATCCTGTACTGATCCAGCTTCATTTGTTATGCGTTTAAGGTGCATGAGACGCGCCAATCTGATTGATCCACAG GTTGAAATCAAAAGGGACAAGCACCAATTTCCTGGGGAAGTACGGGTGTTTTCTGATGCAGGGAGAATCCTCAGACCTCTTCTTGTGGTCGAGAACCTaaataaaattagaaaatCGAAGGACCGTCCTTACACTTTTCAGGCACTATTGCAACAAGAAATAATTGAGTACATTGgtgttgaggaggaggaagatatACAATGTGCCTGGGGAATCAGGCACCTATTTCCGAGCAGTGGAGAGAAGGTTTCTGGCTATACTCACTGTGAGCTGGATCTTTCTTTTCTGCTGGGATTAAGTTGTGGTCTTATCCCTTTCGCAAATCACAATTTTGCTCGAAGAGTACTGTACCAGTCGGAAAAACATTCACAGCAAGCTATTGGATATTCCACAACAAATCCACTTACCAGAGTTGATACTCATTCCCATCAACTTTACTACCCTCAGAGACCCCTTTTCAAAACAGTTACAGCTGATTGTATTGGCAGATCAGATTATACTATTGGAAGAAAAGATGACTTTGCTAGGCCAGAATATTTCAATGGACAAAATGCGATAGTTGCAGTCAATGTTCATCAGGGATTTAACCAAGAGGACTCCCTGGTTATGAACAGGGCTTCTCTTGAACGTGGTATGTTTAGAACTGAGCACATCAGGAGCTATAAGGCAGAAGTAGAGACCAAAGAGCCCACCAAACGACTGAAACTGAAGGAAAAAGTAGACTTTGGTAAAATGCAAAGCAAGAGAGGACGGGTTGACAATCTTGATGATGATGGATTACCATACGTGGGTGCAAGTCTTCAGAGTGGTGATATCGTCATTGGGAAAGTGTCAGAATCTGGCGAAGATCATAGTATCAAGATGAAGCATACGGAAAAGGGAATGGCCCAGAGAGTGTTGCTCTCAGCCAATGACGAGGGGAAGAATTTTGCCGTTGTAACTCTGAGACAG GTTCGATCACCTTGCGTCGGAGATAAATTTTCTAGCATGCATGGCCAGAAAGGTGTTATTGGTTTTCTAGAATCTCAGGAGAACTTCCCTTTTACTTGCCAAGGAATAGTTCCAGATGTTGTGATAAATCCACATGCCTTTCCTACCCGTCAAACTCCAGGCCAGCTGCTTGAAGCTGCTTTGGGAAAGGGAATCGCTCTTGGTGGTGCAATGCGATATGCAACACCATTCACCCCAGCATCACTTGAAGTGATCTCAGAACAATTGCACAA GGCTGGATTTTCGAGAAGCGGGGCTGAAAGTGTTATCAATGGCCGAACAGGCGAAAGAATGCACTCATTGATTTTCATGGGTCCTAACTTTTACCAGCGGCTGACTCACATGGCGGAAGACAAGGTAAAATTCCGGAACACTGGGCCAGTGCACCCCCTCACAAGGCAACCTGTGGCGGACAGGAAAAGATTTGGCGGAGTGAAGTTTGGAGAAATGGAGCGGGACTGCCTCCTTGCCCACGGGGCAGCTGCCAACCTCCATGAGCGGCTCTTCATGCTCAGCGACTTCTCACAGATGCACATTTGCCGAACATGTGAACGGGTGGCGAACGTTGTCATGAGGAGTGTCCCTGGAGGAAAGAGGATCCGAGGCCCGTACTGCGGATTCTGCCGATCTTCAGAGAATACAGTTAGGATCGCCGTGCCGTACGGTGCGAAGCTCCTCTACCAGGAACTCTTCTGCATGGGGATCTGCCTCAAGTTCCAGACGGAAATCTGTTAG